Within Bradymonas sediminis, the genomic segment CGACACCGATATCGTCTGGGGTGAGGAGCATACGGACTTTAACCTCGTGACGATTTTGCCCGGCGGTCGTTTCCTCGATCCGGACGGAAATCGCTGCGACAAGCCCGACCCGGACGCGGGACTTTACCTGCGCACCCGCCCGACGGCCGAGCATCCGCGCGGGCGTAAGATCCAGGGCAAGACGCCTGCCGGCTGCATCGTGGCCCAGGTCGGCCAACAGCTCGAGATCCTCACCGGCGGCCAATTCCTCGCCACCCCGCACGTCGTCGAGGCCCCCAATAAGGCGGGTTACTCGCGCGTCGCCGTCGCACATTTCGCGCATCTGCATGCCCATCAGCACCTCTTCCCGCTCAAACCGTTTCAGACCGAGGAGAGCACCCGAGGTTATGGCCCACGCGTGCTGGTCGGGACCTATAATCTTAAAACCCTCGTCGACATCGGGCTGGCGCCGGCCGACGCGCTCAACCGCCTCGGCTATACCCACTATGACCGTCTCGGGAAGATGCGCGAAGAAGAGGACGGGAAATAATCCTGATCACGAAGCCCGATGTATCTCAGCCAACCCATCACGCAATGAGTTTAGATGTCAGGAACGAACCAAAACGGTCAGAATGAAGCTCCCGGAGTGGGGCTTCGTCGCACGATTCTCTCGAAATCCGCCGCGGATCTTGGGTTCGAATCAGACGCGGAATTCCCCACGATCTGGGGCGTCGTCGTCGACTTTTCGATCGGCGAGGCTATCGCGACCGTCGTGGCGTTGCGTGATGGGACGGCGAGTTTATATACAACCGGAAACTTCGGCATGATCGGCGGGGAGCGCTTTTTATCGGTGCGCCACGCCGCGATTACCTGTGTCAATGAGTCGGCCCAGATTCTCAGTGAGCACGCCGGCGCTTTCGAAAGGGTAGACACCTTTGCGTATCCCGAGGAGGGGCGGATGAACTTTCATCTGCTGGGGTACGATGGGGTGGAGAGGGCGAGTGTGTCGGAGGAGGAGGTCTATAATCGGGCGCATCTGCTTACGCCGATTTTCGCCTACGCCCAGGGGGTTCTGACCGAGCTGCGCCTGGCCTCCGACATCGAGTAGGGCCCAAGCTTCAACCCGGTCTCTTGCGACTTCGGTCTTAGAGGGCGACCGGGCAGCTCACACCAGTACCTTTGACGCCACAATACCCGTTCGGGTTCTTCGCAAGATATTGCTGGTGGTAGTCTTCGGCATAATAAAAAGTAGGGGCGTTGATAATCTCGGTGGTGATGGCGGTATAGCCGGCCCTGCCGAGCTCTTCCTGGTAGGCGTCGCGTGACGCGATGGCCGCGGCGAGTTGCGCCTCACCGTAGGCGTAGATGGTCGAGCGATACTGGGTTCCGCGGTCGTTCCCCTGGCGCATGCCCTGGGTGGGGTCATGATTCTCCCAGAAGACCCGCAATAGCTGCTCATAGCTGATGACTTCGGGGTCGAAGATGACCGCGACCACCTCGGCGTGTCCGGTGCTGCCGGAGCATACCTCGCGGTAGGTGGGCTTCTCGGTGTGCCCGCCGGCGTAACCCGCGGCGGTCGTGAAGACGCCGTCGAGTTGCCAGAAGATCCGCTCGACACCCCAGAAGCAACCCATGCCGAAGACCGCGCGCTCGAGGTTCTCGGCGAAGGGGCCGTGAAGCGGTGTGTCGAGGACGATATGTTTGGCGCTGTCAGGGTTCGGGGCGTCGAGCATGGGTCTTCCTTTTTAATTCGATGAGAGTTTGGCGGTTTCTGCGTTCCACTCGTCTCGCTCGGCCAGGGCGCGCGCGACGCTGTGGAGGCGATATGTCAGCTTATGGTCGACATGAAAGTCGGTGAAATCCGTGGTCTTACCGGTGATGACGTGGCGAATCAGCGTGTCGCTCGGAGCGTCGAACCAGACCGACCAGAAACCCTCCTGGTCGCGCACCAGATTCTCAGCTTTTCGCATCGAGCGCTTGTTGTCCATATCTGTAATGATCTTGGTGTCCTGGGGATTCCGCCAATAGCGTTTTAAATGCGAATCAACGTGGGCAAAGCGCTTATAAAATGCCTCGCCGACATTCGAATTATGTCCGCGTCGCGGAAGTTTGCCGCTGCGCGAGAAGTCGACATCGGTTTGGTAGAGCAAGCCGCCGTAGAAATAATAGGTGACCGTGCAAGACTTGCCCTGCACGTTGCAATTCGGGCTGCTCCACTGGGTGCGTTGGGCCGAGCGGGGCTTGACGCCGCTTGGGCCTCGATTCTCTTTTAGGTGCATCTTGCCGGCGGGCGAAAAGCTCGCCGTGACCCAGTTCTGGGCGCGCTCGCGGAAGGTGCGAACACGTTGGACGCCGGCGTCGCGGAATGCCTGGTCGGTCATGAAATCAAAATATTGGGACCAATAGCGCGGATTGATATTGACAATTCGGTGCTCGGCAATCCCGTCCATACTATATTGAATGGTATAGCGAACGGTGCCGTTCTTGAGCTCCCAGCGGTAGCGCTCGCCAAGAAGGTCCCAGTCGAGCGAGCGCGTGGCCCGCAGGCTATCGTCGCCCATCTCCTCGGAATATTCCTTATTGGTGCGAACCTTTTTGATGGCCGGCTCGCCCAGTTTTGCGCTCAGAAAACGCGCCGCTTTGTGGTTATTATCGTAGGAGACAACATCCGAGATCGTGCCCATGCGCGGCTTCACCAGGTGCTCGGTGCGCGTATAACCCTGGGCGATCAGCTTGTCGTTTGAGAAGACGAAGAACTGCTTCCAATTCTCCGAGGCTATGCTTACCGACCGCTGATAGCGGGTGTATTTACCCACATGCTCGCCCTTGAGCGAGGTTTGAAGCTCATCGGTGATGGTTTGAGCGCTGCTTGACCACTTGAATTGGGTGGGGTCGAGCGTTGCTTCTTTCTCGGCGCTCGCCACGGGTTTGGACTGCGCGAAAGCGCTGGTCGCGGGCAGGCCAAGGGTCAGCGCGGCTGCAAACAATAGCGATAATTTAAGATAGCCGGATGCGTGGTTCACGATATGCCTCATGGGAGTCTTTGGAACGTATTTGCTGATACCGCAGTGATAGACGTCGATGGCCGCCAGTGTATTCAAAACCAGCATAAATCCCAAGCGACACCGCCCGCGGGTTCGCAAAAAGCGGACGCGCGGGCGGTGTAGAACAGTCGTCTAGGCGATGATCGTCTCAGTCGTCGGTCGGCCGAATCACCGAATGCTCAACGTCCCAGCTAAAATCATCCTGGTCGTAGCGCCCGTCGATATCCTCGATGCCGAGCTCCTCTTTTTTATCTTCGGCCAGGTACTCCTGCAAAAAGGAGACGCGGAATTTCTCGAAATTCTTCTCCTCGATGGCCGTGCGAATCGTGCGCATGAGATCCTGGTAGAACGTGACATTATGCAGCGTCATCAGCGCCGAGCCCAGGATCTCGTTGGTGTTGATCAAGTGGTTGAGATAGGCGCGCGTGAAATTCTTGCAGGTATAGCAGCTGCAATTGGTGTCGAGGGGGTATTTGTCCGTTTTATAGCGCGCGTTGCTCACCCGGAAGCGTCCGTGGCGCGCAAACGCGACGCCGCT encodes:
- the msrA gene encoding peptide-methionine (S)-S-oxide reductase MsrA → MLDAPNPDSAKHIVLDTPLHGPFAENLERAVFGMGCFWGVERIFWQLDGVFTTAAGYAGGHTEKPTYREVCSGSTGHAEVVAVIFDPEVISYEQLLRVFWENHDPTQGMRQGNDRGTQYRSTIYAYGEAQLAAAIASRDAYQEELGRAGYTAITTEIINAPTFYYAEDYHQQYLAKNPNGYCGVKGTGVSCPVAL